The segment AGCGCTCGGGCTGACCGAGCGCTCCGGGAAAACCATCTCCCAGAGTCTGGAGCGCTTTCTGGACCACAAGGAACTGCTTCTCGTTCTGGACAATTTCGAGCATCTGCTCGCGTCCACTTCTGCTGTGCTCGACCTGCTCGAACGATGCCCGGGGGTATCGGCACTGGTGACGAGCAGAGCGTCGCTCGGGGTACGCGGAGAGCATGAAGTTCAGGTGCGCCCCCTCAGCCTGCCAATCGGTGAGATGAGCGCCAGCGTGGCCGGCATAGCTCGATCGGAGGCGGTGGAGCTATTCCTGCAGCGTGCTCGCGCCGTCCAACCAGCACTCGAGATTTCCAGCGCGGATGTGCCGGATGTTGTCGCCATCTGCACCCGCCTGGACGGGATCCCGCTCGCGATCGAGCTGGCCGCAGTGCAACTCAGGTACATGTCGCTCGCGACCGTGCAGAGCCGCCTGAGCAGCCGACCGGGCTTCCTCGACAGCGGTCTGCGAGATCTCCCCGCCCGACAGCAGAGTCTCCGCGCTACGGTCGATTGGAGCTACCAGTTGCTCACCGAACCCGAGCAACGACTCTTCCGGCGACTCGCCATCTTTGCCAGCGGATTCTCGACGGAAGCCGTCGAAGCGGTATGCAGCGCGGACGGAGCGACCGAGGACTGTGCTCGCTCCCTGCTGGCACTTGTCGACAAGAGCCTCGTGCATGCCGTCAGGGCTCCCGATGCGAATGAGCGATTCGCGATGCTGGAGACAATTCGCGAATACGCGCGAGAACGTCTGCTGGAAAGCGGCGAGGAAGCATCGATTGCAGAGCGGCACGCGCGGTACTTCTGCGCTGTCGCCGAAACTGCCGCGCCTCACTTGCCAAGCGCCGCGCGAGCGCCCTGGCTGCAATACCTGGACACCGAGACTGCGAATCTCAGGGAAGCTCTGGCCTGGACGGCTACCAGGGGCGATCCATGTGTGGGCTTGAGGCTGGCCGGAGCGCTCAGCTGGTTCTGGGTGCTGCGCGGCTCGATTGCTGAAGGCACCCGCTGGACGGACGCTCTTCTGGGCCAGCCCATCGCTTCATGTCCCGACACCGCGAGGGCGAGCGCCCTTTACGCCGCGGCAGCGCTCGCCTGGAAACGCGGAGATCTCCCGGCCGCGAGCCACTATGCCGAGGCGTCGGTGACGTTGCGACGCGCGCTCGAGGATGACGATCTGGCGTTCTCGTTGGCATTGGCAGGGCTCATCGCAACGGCTGAAGGCGATCTGGAGCGAGCGCGCGACTTGCAACAGGAGTCGCTTGCACGTTTCCGCTCACAGGAGAATCGGTGGGGGGTTGCCTATGCCCTCGCCAATCTTGGAGATGCGTACCTGCAGCATGGTGATCATGCTGCGGCGGGTCGCGCCTATGCGGAGAGTCTTCAACAGTTCACCGCTGTCGACGATGCGTGGGGGCGCGGCATCGTCCTGCACGCGCTCGGCAACATTGCCCTGGCCAGCGGCGATGTGGCCACCGCAACGATCCACTACGAAGCCTGTGTCGCGCTCTTTCGGAGTATCGAGAACCGGGAGAACGTTGGGCGGGCGCTGGTCGGTCTCGCGGCGGCGACGTTGGAGCAGGGCGATTCCGCACGAGCGCGGTGTCTTCTGAGCGAGAGCATCACGATTTGGCACGATCTCGGCAGCCAGGCAGGTATGGCGCTTTGCCTGGCGGGGTTGGCCGGGGTAGCGATTGCGCAAGGGAACACAAGCGCGGCGGATCGCTTGTGCGAGGCGGCTGATGTGCTTGGCCAGAGTTTCGCTCCGCCCTACCTGATCGACGCCGCTATGTTCTCGCAGTTTCATCGCGTACAGCGAGAGCGCTCTGGCGGCAGATTGGCCCCCAGCGGGCTGCCCGGCCCTGCGGTCATGACTCCGGCGGACGCGATCACAATTGCGCTGGACGAGGCGAGTCGCTGGAGCGCGTCAGAGACCTGCGTCCATGACCGTGACCAGGCGATCGAATCGACACCCAGTCCCACATAGCGCTATCCCGTGGCAAGCGCCTTCACGATTTCTGGAGCAGTCCGCATGGCCAGCGCCGCGATGGTGAGCGTTGGGTTGCCGGTGCCGGTGGTGGGGAAGAGACTCGAACCGGCGATCCAGAGATTGGGATGGTCCCAGGTGCGGCCGAAGGAATCGGTAACCGAATCGGTCTTGTCGTTCCCCATGCGACAGGTGCCCATGACGTGGCCGGCGCCCTGAATCTGCTCCACCTGGGTGAGTTGCGTGGCGCCTAACGCATCGAAGATGGCGGCGAACTGGTCGCGGGCAGCGGCCAAACCGTCTTTCGCGTACTGGTCGATGACGTAGTGCAGTTCCGGGCGTGGCAGCCCGATGGCGTCGACCTTGTCCGAGAGCGTGACGCGCGACTCCGGATCCGGGAGCTGCTCGCACAAGGCAGCCATGCGCACAGCACGCACGTTGAGCTTGGCGATCTGGTCGTAGAGATCGACGCCCCACACCCCCTGCTCGATCAGATTCACAGACCAGGAAACCGGGTCCATACCCGGCCACGACCAACCGTCGTTGCCGATTTCGATCCGGAAGGACGATCGGCTGGAGCGTTCGGCGCCATCACGCAATTGCTCGATACCGGCGGTGGAGAGCGGTGAGCGATAGGGACCCATCGGTTCATTGGCCAGCGCGTAGGACAACTGCGTGGGATGATCCATCAGATGCCGGCCGACCATGTCGCTGGAGTTGGCCAGACCGTTCGGAAGCGCATCGGTCGCGGACATGAGCAGCAGCTTGGGGGTTTCGATCGCGTGGGCCGCGAGCACGACGATCTTCGCGGTCAGCGATTCGTCCGACTTGTCGGGACGCCGGTAGTGGACGGTGGTGATGGTTCCGTTCTCGTCGGCATCGAGCTTGAAGACGACCGAGCTATCGCGAATCTCGGCGCCGGCCTGGGTGGCCAGATCGAGATGGACGGTGGCGTCGTATTTCGCGCCGATCGGGCACATGGGAATGCAGAACGCGTTGCCACAACACTGCGGGCGTCCGTTGAACCCCTCTTTTTGACTGACACGGGCGGCCGGGGTGGCCAGCACCTCGAGCTGGAGCGTCTTGGCGGCAGCGGCGAACTTCTGATCCGACCAGGTGAGGGGGATCGCCGGCATGGGAAAGTCGCCACTACGCGGCGCGCCATCGAACTGCGCCGAATCGCCGGCCACACCGATGGTCTGTTCCGCGGTCAGATACCAGGGTTCGAGCTCGTCATAGGTGATCGGCCAATCGACCGATACGCCGTAGGTCGATTGCATGGTGAAGTCGTTCGGCAGCAGGCGAATGGCGGTGCCCAGCCAGTGCCAGGTGGTGCCGCCGACCAACCGCTCGTAATTGCTGCTGAACATGTCGGGGCCGGTTTGCACGTAGTAGCTGTTCGGATCGAGCGACGACGGAGTCGGCGCCCAGGGGGAGCTGGGATAGGCCGCCTCGGGGAGCGACGGGATAGCGCTGGCGAACGCGCGGGCCACACCGGTGCTGCGGTCCATCGGCGGACCGGCTTCCAGAATGATGACCTTGGCGCCGCTCTGGGCAAGCTGCCAACCGATCAATGCGCCGGCAATACCGGAGCCGACGATAGCCACATCGCAATCGAATCCTGAACTCTGGTTGGTCATGACAGATCGTCCTCGTCTAGCTGACGCTGTTGGCCGGGGTGAGGGGCCCGTCCGCCGGCGGGTTTGCCCAACCGCCGTAGAAGTGGCACACCGCCCAGGAGAAGGTGTACATGGCTTGCCAGGAGGTCAGTTGGTAATAGGCGCTGCCGCGGTCTGGCAGTGGCTCGCCCTCATAGATGTCGGCGAACCAGAAGAGGAGAATGACCTGAGCGGTGGCGCGCGCGATATCGGGTTCGATTGGTTGGCCCGCCACCGGCGGATTGGCGATTAGCGCGTGGAAACCGTCTTCCAATGCCGGATCGGTGAAGATGATCTGGTAGAGCTTCGTGGCCCGGTCGGAATTGAAGGTTCCGCCCCCGCACAGGACCTGCGAAAGGTCGGTGAGTTGTTGCAGCGTGCCGGGATCGACCGCCACCGGGGTGGCGTCCGCGGCCTCGACCCGTTCGACGCCCTGCCGGAAGAGCAAGAGCGCCGCGCTCGCCCCGGCCGACCATCCGATGAAATCCCTGCGTGTCAATCCGCCAGCGACCGAATGCGCCGGCCGCGATTCGCCCAATGTTTGCATCATCTGCCACCATCCTTTTCGGCTGTGTTGCTTGCGGCATTCTCTCCCAAATTGCGATGTTTCGCACATCCCGGCACTGCGGAATGGCGGCGCTGGTTCACGTAGCTGATGCTGCCGAATCTCAGCAAGTGAATTGTTTACCGGCTTCCTTGACCATGAGACGGATTGGCAATACAGTGTCGCCAACTCCAAGGGAGCAAATGGACAACGGCGCGATTTGCAAATGGGAGGAACAACCGAAATGTCGGAACAGCACGCGGTGCAGCAGCTTGCCTGGGAAATCTCCTCGGGCCGGCTGAATCGGCGAGATCTCTTCAAGCGCGCGGCAGCGCTGGGAATCTCGGCCTCGGTTCTCGGGAGCGTCATGGCAACGAATGTCATGCCCGCTCTCGCGCAGGATCTGACCGAGATCCCACGGGAAGACACCCTCGTCGCGGTACGCGGCGGCACGCAGGGCAAGTTCACCGAAGGTGACCTGCTCTGGAACCCCTATCTCCCCCTGGCCAATCACCAGCTTGCCGTCCAGATGGTCTATGAGCCACTGGCGGTCTATAGCGCGTTCACCGATTCCTTCACCATGTGGCTCGCCGAGAGCTATGAGTACAACGAGGATTACTCGCAGCTCACCGTCAAGACGCGGCCTGGCATCACCTGGAGCGATGGCACGCCCTTCACGGCGGAGGACGTGGCCTGGACCTTCAACAAGTTGGTCGAAGTTGGAGCCGGTGTGAAATTCGGCGCCGATGTGCAGATCTCGCTCGAGAAAGCCACGGCAACCGATGACACAACCGTCGTCTTCGACTTCATCGAACCATCGCCCCGCTTCTTCGAGTTCATCTCGTACAAGTTCGATATCGGTTGCTTCATTTTGCCGAAGCATGTCTTCGAGGGTGAGGACTTCCTGACCTTCTCGCACTACGACCCGGCGCGGAACTACCCGGTGACGACCGCTCCGTGGAAGGTGGTCTACTCGGCGCCTGAGCAAAAAGTGCTCGACCGGGCCGATTCGTGGTGGGGCGCCGATGCCGGCGTTGGCAAGCTGCCCGAGCCGCTACGCTACATCTACCTCCCGGATCCGGGTGAGCAGAACCTGGCCGCGGGCGTGATCTCCAACCAGTACGACATCTCCACCGGTATCCAGCCGGCCACGTTCGAAACCGTGTTCAACGGCAACGACCTGACCACCACCTGGACCGCGCGCGATGTGCCATTCGGCAATGTCGACTGGTGGCCGCATTCGCTCTATCTGAACAACAAGGCCGATCCGTGGAGCGACCCGAACGTTCGCTGGGCGATCAGCTACTACATCAACCGCGACCAGATCATCGAGTTCGGTTGGAACGGCGCGAGTCTCCCCTCCACCCTCTTCCTGCCCGACTATCCCGGTCTGCAGCCGTTCGTCGAGGCGGCGTCGCCGCTCTTCGAGCAGTATCCCTATCTCGAATACAACCCGGAAAAGGGCGATGCCCTGCTGGAAGCCAAGGGTTGGACCAAGGATGGCGACAACTGGGTCGACGAAAGCGGCAACCAGGTCCAGTTGGAGATCATCGGGTTCTTCGACTTCACCTCGGTCGGACCGATCATCGTCGAGCAGTTGAAGCGCGCCGGGATCGCGGCCACCTACTCCGAGCCGCCTGACATGTTCACCCGCTTCTTCGCGGGCGACTACACCGGCGCCATGTTCGGCCATGGCGGCAGCTACAGTTCGGACATCTACTACTCGATGCGGCTCTACCAGAGCGCGTCGACCGAGATTCCGGGCGGCCACCTGGCCAACTTCTCGCAGTGGGAAAACGCCGAATGGGACGCGTTGACCGACGAGCTC is part of the Thermomicrobiales bacterium genome and harbors:
- a CDS encoding tetratricopeptide repeat protein, with the protein product MMNKPEPSFGQTLRRLRQTAGLSQEDLAERAGLTSAAVGALERGERRYPYPHTLRALANALDLSPEDQATFFMSAPKRHAPGDERTSGALQEAHRRFAQPPRPLTPLVGRAQDSAIVVGLLRFGGARLVTLTGPGGVGKTRLAIEVAERLQDAFADGLAWVDLAPVHESDLVLETISRALGLTERSGKTISQSLERFLDHKELLLVLDNFEHLLASTSAVLDLLERCPGVSALVTSRASLGVRGEHEVQVRPLSLPIGEMSASVAGIARSEAVELFLQRARAVQPALEISSADVPDVVAICTRLDGIPLAIELAAVQLRYMSLATVQSRLSSRPGFLDSGLRDLPARQQSLRATVDWSYQLLTEPEQRLFRRLAIFASGFSTEAVEAVCSADGATEDCARSLLALVDKSLVHAVRAPDANERFAMLETIREYARERLLESGEEASIAERHARYFCAVAETAAPHLPSAARAPWLQYLDTETANLREALAWTATRGDPCVGLRLAGALSWFWVLRGSIAEGTRWTDALLGQPIASCPDTARASALYAAAALAWKRGDLPAASHYAEASVTLRRALEDDDLAFSLALAGLIATAEGDLERARDLQQESLARFRSQENRWGVAYALANLGDAYLQHGDHAAAGRAYAESLQQFTAVDDAWGRGIVLHALGNIALASGDVATATIHYEACVALFRSIENRENVGRALVGLAAATLEQGDSARARCLLSESITIWHDLGSQAGMALCLAGLAGVAIAQGNTSAADRLCEAADVLGQSFAPPYLIDAAMFSQFHRVQRERSGGRLAPSGLPGPAVMTPADAITIALDEASRWSASETCVHDRDQAIESTPSPT
- a CDS encoding ABC transporter substrate-binding protein, giving the protein MSEQHAVQQLAWEISSGRLNRRDLFKRAAALGISASVLGSVMATNVMPALAQDLTEIPREDTLVAVRGGTQGKFTEGDLLWNPYLPLANHQLAVQMVYEPLAVYSAFTDSFTMWLAESYEYNEDYSQLTVKTRPGITWSDGTPFTAEDVAWTFNKLVEVGAGVKFGADVQISLEKATATDDTTVVFDFIEPSPRFFEFISYKFDIGCFILPKHVFEGEDFLTFSHYDPARNYPVTTAPWKVVYSAPEQKVLDRADSWWGADAGVGKLPEPLRYIYLPDPGEQNLAAGVISNQYDISTGIQPATFETVFNGNDLTTTWTARDVPFGNVDWWPHSLYLNNKADPWSDPNVRWAISYYINRDQIIEFGWNGASLPSTLFLPDYPGLQPFVEAASPLFEQYPYLEYNPEKGDALLEAKGWTKDGDNWVDESGNQVQLEIIGFFDFTSVGPIIVEQLKRAGIAATYSEPPDMFTRFFAGDYTGAMFGHGGSYSSDIYYSMRLYQSASTEIPGGHLANFSQWENAEWDALTDELYRTSPTDMDAVMNIWNKGIGLWLADYPDIQVSQGIHRLPMNETYWTGWPTQDDPYINPAHFHLTFQMVMHRLSKAAAAS
- a CDS encoding GMC family oxidoreductase: MTNQSSGFDCDVAIVGSGIAGALIGWQLAQSGAKVIILEAGPPMDRSTGVARAFASAIPSLPEAAYPSSPWAPTPSSLDPNSYYVQTGPDMFSSNYERLVGGTTWHWLGTAIRLLPNDFTMQSTYGVSVDWPITYDELEPWYLTAEQTIGVAGDSAQFDGAPRSGDFPMPAIPLTWSDQKFAAAAKTLQLEVLATPAARVSQKEGFNGRPQCCGNAFCIPMCPIGAKYDATVHLDLATQAGAEIRDSSVVFKLDADENGTITTVHYRRPDKSDESLTAKIVVLAAHAIETPKLLLMSATDALPNGLANSSDMVGRHLMDHPTQLSYALANEPMGPYRSPLSTAGIEQLRDGAERSSRSSFRIEIGNDGWSWPGMDPVSWSVNLIEQGVWGVDLYDQIAKLNVRAVRMAALCEQLPDPESRVTLSDKVDAIGLPRPELHYVIDQYAKDGLAAARDQFAAIFDALGATQLTQVEQIQGAGHVMGTCRMGNDKTDSVTDSFGRTWDHPNLWIAGSSLFPTTGTGNPTLTIAALAMRTAPEIVKALATG